A region from the uncultured Draconibacterium sp. genome encodes:
- a CDS encoding alpha-L-fucosidase: MKKIVLSLCFFTLLSTVAFAQEAIYDVGKNYITILPTDTEEDIVLKASKVVPSQRQYDWQKLELTAFIHFGVRTFDDEGFEKREADISLFNPEEIDVRQWVKVLKEAGMKLVVFTAKHSDGLCNWPSKCTEYNISKTPFQDGTGDLVRDLAEACKEAGLKFGVYVSPWDKHEPTFGTDAYNKVLIGQLTELLTNYGEISEVWFDGHGDGTVQNYYWDEYYSLIRKLQPNAVIAVMGPDVRWVGTESGYGRHTEWSVLPGNATNQEDIAAGSQQGDVEGAFVPRNLMDEDLGSREILKNAESLVWYPAEIDVSIRPGWFYVKEDDHQVKTPQKLVDIFYNSVGLNGVLLLNIAPDERGLIPDADIKSLKGMRYILDNTFNNNLVSKAKINSDNEVKKHSAKLLLDNNNETYWSPKSTTKPMIAQIELARKQSFNTLMLQENILEGQRIEKYKLDYFNGEEWETFVEGTTVGYKRLFKFPEVKTDRIRMTIEESRSIPQLSTIGVFKSPPEVSFEPAACSFRDEIKVQLISDTKASKIYYTLDGSIPTEESELYRGALTVHQSTTINALVVCPDNKKSLMSTATFSKANYSVKYNTNYSKKYPAQKELTLVDGVKGNLSYSDGNWQGFEQNDIDVVVDLGEEKEINFVSSNYFKHVKASVFAPEFVEYSFSTDGINFSGNIKMINENNLEKSKNEIRSYRGLSEIQTYDTVVTDTKARYVRVVAKNVETCPDWHAGAGSAAWLFVDEILIR; the protein is encoded by the coding sequence ATGAAAAAGATAGTACTCAGTTTATGTTTTTTTACTTTACTTTCAACCGTAGCTTTTGCTCAGGAGGCAATTTACGATGTAGGTAAAAATTACATTACTATTCTTCCGACTGACACGGAAGAAGACATCGTATTAAAAGCTTCAAAGGTAGTTCCTTCACAACGTCAGTACGATTGGCAAAAGCTTGAGCTAACCGCGTTTATTCATTTTGGCGTAAGAACTTTCGATGATGAAGGGTTTGAAAAACGTGAAGCAGATATTTCATTGTTTAATCCTGAAGAGATTGATGTCAGGCAATGGGTTAAAGTGTTAAAGGAGGCAGGTATGAAACTCGTTGTATTTACGGCAAAACACTCTGATGGGCTTTGCAACTGGCCAAGTAAGTGCACCGAATACAATATTTCTAAAACCCCGTTTCAGGATGGCACAGGCGACTTGGTTCGCGATTTGGCAGAGGCATGCAAAGAGGCCGGATTAAAATTTGGCGTTTATGTTTCGCCCTGGGATAAGCATGAACCTACCTTTGGAACGGATGCCTATAATAAGGTTCTTATCGGTCAGTTAACAGAACTGTTAACCAATTACGGAGAGATTTCAGAAGTGTGGTTTGATGGACATGGCGACGGAACAGTACAAAATTATTATTGGGACGAATATTACAGCTTAATCCGTAAGCTTCAACCCAATGCCGTAATTGCAGTTATGGGACCCGATGTTCGCTGGGTAGGTACAGAATCGGGTTATGGCCGACACACCGAATGGAGTGTGTTGCCCGGAAATGCGACCAACCAGGAAGATATTGCTGCAGGTTCGCAACAAGGAGATGTTGAAGGTGCTTTTGTGCCCCGAAATTTGATGGATGAAGATTTGGGTAGTAGAGAGATTTTGAAAAATGCAGAAAGTTTGGTTTGGTATCCGGCTGAAATTGATGTGTCGATAAGGCCAGGTTGGTTTTATGTAAAAGAAGACGACCACCAGGTTAAAACGCCGCAGAAACTGGTTGATATTTTTTACAACTCGGTGGGATTAAACGGAGTACTGCTGCTAAACATTGCGCCTGATGAACGTGGGCTTATTCCGGATGCAGATATCAAAAGCCTGAAAGGAATGAGATATATCCTTGACAATACTTTTAATAATAATTTGGTATCAAAAGCTAAAATAAACTCTGATAATGAAGTGAAAAAGCATTCGGCCAAACTCTTGCTCGATAACAACAATGAGACGTATTGGAGCCCGAAAAGTACCACGAAACCTATGATTGCACAAATTGAGTTGGCCAGGAAACAATCGTTTAATACTTTAATGCTACAGGAAAATATTCTGGAAGGACAGCGAATTGAAAAATACAAGCTGGATTATTTTAATGGAGAAGAATGGGAAACTTTTGTGGAAGGTACCACTGTGGGGTATAAAAGACTTTTCAAATTCCCGGAAGTAAAAACCGACAGAATTCGAATGACGATTGAAGAAAGCCGTTCAATACCGCAGCTTTCAACAATTGGAGTATTTAAGTCGCCTCCGGAGGTAAGTTTTGAACCGGCGGCCTGTTCTTTCCGCGATGAAATAAAAGTTCAGCTGATAAGCGATACAAAAGCATCAAAAATCTATTATACACTTGATGGAAGTATTCCAACAGAAGAATCAGAATTGTATAGGGGAGCACTGACTGTTCATCAATCAACAACAATTAATGCTTTGGTTGTTTGTCCTGACAATAAAAAGAGCCTGATGAGTACTGCAACATTTAGCAAGGCAAATTATTCCGTAAAATATAACACGAATTACAGCAAAAAATATCCTGCCCAAAAAGAACTAACGCTTGTTGATGGCGTAAAAGGTAATTTGAGTTACTCGGATGGCAACTGGCAAGGTTTCGAGCAAAATGATATCGATGTAGTTGTTGATTTGGGAGAGGAAAAGGAGATCAACTTCGTTTCATCAAATTATTTTAAACATGTTAAAGCCAGTGTTTTTGCACCTGAATTTGTAGAGTATTCTTTTTCAACAGATGGGATTAATTTTAGCGGAAACATTAAAATGATCAACGAGAATAATCTGGAAAAAAGTAAAAATGAGATTCGTTCGTACAGAGGATTATCTGAGATTCAAACCTATGATACGGTGGTAACAGACACTAAAGCCCGTTACGTGAGGGTAGTGGCCAAAAATGTTGAGACTTGTCCCGATTGGCATGCTGGTGCCGGTTCTGCGGCCTGGTTGTTTGTTGATGAGATTTTAATTCGCTAA
- a CDS encoding RNA polymerase sigma-70 factor, translated as MSELNQNQFLLSELQHGQGNAFDFIFRKYYKRLCIQANLHVKDLDKSQSLVQECFIKLWENRSSASEIKNLSAYLSFMVRNKCIDYLRGHKDFELLDGEMENEKTVNSTEEQLLSKDFEEKLLAALEILPDRSREAFIYSRMEGLTYKEIAEKMKISNKAVEALIARALRILRVELKDYLPLLLLLLQIRK; from the coding sequence GTGTCAGAGCTAAATCAAAATCAATTTCTGTTATCGGAATTACAGCACGGACAGGGAAATGCTTTTGATTTTATTTTCCGTAAATACTATAAAAGACTGTGTATTCAGGCAAATCTTCATGTAAAAGATTTAGATAAATCGCAAAGTTTGGTTCAGGAGTGTTTTATTAAACTGTGGGAAAACCGCAGTTCAGCTAGCGAAATAAAAAATCTGTCAGCTTATTTATCTTTTATGGTACGCAACAAGTGCATCGATTATTTACGCGGGCATAAAGATTTCGAGTTACTTGATGGTGAAATGGAGAATGAAAAAACGGTTAACAGCACGGAAGAACAGTTACTATCAAAAGATTTTGAAGAGAAGTTACTCGCAGCCCTTGAGATACTACCGGACAGAAGTAGGGAAGCTTTTATTTACAGTAGAATGGAAGGCCTGACTTATAAAGAGATTGCTGAAAAAATGAAGATCTCCAACAAAGCGGTGGAGGCGCTTATTGCCCGAGCATTGCGAATTCTTCGGGTAGAATTAAAAGATTATTTGCCACTTCTTCTCCTGTTGCTTCAAATTCGAAAATAA
- a CDS encoding FecR domain-containing protein yields MRTQNIDQIITRKLAGEISNEELAMLNNWLAESEENRKEYAALVQLWDKSKKLYLSEEIDVELALKQTRKRIGFSTKTRWIIYARQAAAVLLLSVALSFFYNYITPLVKTETAQESIYQEIRASFGTQTKVTLADGTSVWLNSGSSLRFPTSFNKSKNREVELNGEGYFEVIKNTEKPFVVNTSTLGVKVYGTSFNVTAYKKDKSMMVALVEGKVSMIERNGKEGKELLILKPNDVVEYKSEENKIYHKVEPHMYKYTAWKEGKIVFFNDPISVVVQRLQKWYNVDVEINDQRLFDYRFTATFIDESLEQVFKLLCLSSQMQYEIIPSKKLNDDSFTKRKVILTIK; encoded by the coding sequence GTGAGAACACAAAATATAGATCAAATAATTACAAGAAAGCTAGCCGGAGAGATTAGCAACGAAGAACTGGCGATGCTTAATAACTGGTTGGCAGAGTCGGAAGAAAACCGGAAAGAATATGCTGCTTTAGTGCAATTGTGGGATAAATCAAAAAAATTGTATTTGTCAGAAGAAATTGATGTTGAACTAGCCCTAAAACAAACCCGCAAACGTATTGGGTTTAGCACTAAAACGCGTTGGATTATTTATGCACGTCAGGCTGCGGCTGTTTTATTATTGTCAGTAGCCCTTTCGTTTTTTTATAACTATATAACTCCGCTGGTAAAAACGGAAACAGCACAGGAAAGCATCTACCAGGAAATTAGGGCCAGCTTTGGCACCCAAACAAAAGTTACCCTGGCCGATGGCACAAGCGTGTGGTTAAACTCAGGAAGTTCATTGCGTTTTCCAACCTCATTTAATAAATCCAAAAACCGCGAAGTTGAACTAAATGGTGAAGGTTATTTTGAAGTGATTAAAAATACCGAAAAACCATTTGTGGTAAACACGTCAACGCTTGGAGTAAAAGTATATGGTACCTCGTTTAATGTAACGGCCTACAAAAAGGATAAGTCGATGATGGTGGCTTTGGTTGAAGGTAAGGTTAGTATGATTGAAAGGAATGGCAAGGAAGGAAAGGAATTACTGATTTTAAAACCGAACGATGTTGTAGAGTACAAATCAGAAGAAAATAAAATATACCATAAGGTGGAGCCACATATGTACAAATATACTGCATGGAAAGAAGGTAAAATCGTTTTCTTTAACGATCCGATATCGGTAGTTGTGCAACGATTGCAAAAATGGTATAATGTTGACGTTGAGATTAACGACCAGCGCTTGTTCGACTATCGCTTTACTGCAACTTTTATCGACGAATCACTGGAACAGGTATTTAAACTCCTTTGCCTGTCGTCTCAAATGCAATACGAGATTATCCCCTCAAAAAAACTAAACGACGATTCATTTACAAAACGAAAAGTAATACTAACAATCAAATAA
- a CDS encoding TonB-dependent receptor: MKLIVFIICFSTFGVLASNSYSQVTKLSLNYSNTSIQEILVEIEESSEFYFLYNNKLIDVERKVNIDVENKQITEVLDKLFSADEVSYSIMDRQIVLTPISAKASTVQQQKAISGTIVDENSQPLPGVTVIIKGTTNGTVTGIDGNYTLTDVPEGAVLQFSFVGMRTQEIEVGAQTTINITMMADAIGLQEVVAIGYGTTTVKDATGAVSSVRADDFNKGFVASPEQLIQGRSAGVQITSSSGEPGAAININIRGTSSVRSGNNPLYVVDGVALSGDNVSPDGDGSFGGSTARNPLNFLNPDDIKDISILKDASATAIYGSRGANGVVIITTKSGKGMAGGGIEYSTSMGVSTVSKRYDVLEPEEYLNAIDDLGGNSASLDAGYDTDWQDQIYRTGISQTHNLSYSSSSAKGDYRASMSYFKQNGIIEESSLERFTARINGNRNYFDDKLKFSTQLTVSNVKDQGVPIGNTPNHYGDLIASALYMNPTEPVYLEDGSLNQPSYDRLNPLAMLEYSADNTSTLRALLSLSAEYQITKDLSIKTIYGYDMSKSDRTYAYSPLLYANGIWENGRAGLTTISMDNGLWENFINYKKTFDQVVFTGLLGYSYQFFNTKGSNMNAGKFRFDDLDLMMNNMASGESIVGNTWKSKDELQSYFARLNFVAKDKWLVTATVRADGSTRFGTNNKYGYFPSMALGYRLSEEDFIPESISNLKIRLGWGITGNQEIPHNLYSQRQRYGTSGITNSGDINIGTLYNVTFANPDLQWETTKQFNGGIDFGFNDNKIRGTVDFYHKTTTDLLIQQRSAQPAPQSYFWTNLDANIINAGVDFSLSADLISGRDFSWEFTSNLSYNKNEVKDFATTIETGRLDGQGLTGVFVQRIANNQPMYAYFLRIFEGFDSNGLAVYKEDKPVYTGDSPIPKVSMGLTNTFRYKNFDCNVYLNGQFGHKIYSNTANAFFYAGNLAIGRNVPSYIVGNGEAAVNTADPSTRFLEDGSFVRLQDVTLGYNIPVSKIKNISKLRLSLTGQNLFVITDYSGQDPEVNVNKANNGVPSLGIDYTTYPRSRTILMGLSVQF; this comes from the coding sequence ATGAAACTGATAGTCTTTATCATTTGTTTCTCAACATTTGGGGTATTGGCCTCAAATTCCTATTCTCAGGTAACTAAATTATCGCTTAATTACAGCAACACTTCAATTCAGGAGATTCTGGTTGAAATAGAAGAAAGCAGCGAGTTCTACTTCTTGTATAACAATAAGTTAATTGATGTAGAACGGAAAGTAAACATTGATGTAGAAAACAAACAAATTACCGAGGTATTGGATAAGCTGTTTTCTGCCGATGAAGTAAGCTACTCAATAATGGACCGACAAATTGTACTAACTCCGATAAGTGCAAAAGCATCAACGGTTCAGCAGCAAAAAGCCATCAGCGGAACGATAGTTGATGAAAATAGCCAGCCGTTACCCGGAGTTACTGTAATTATTAAAGGTACAACTAACGGCACAGTTACCGGAATAGATGGAAATTATACCCTGACAGATGTTCCTGAAGGTGCAGTTCTGCAATTCTCATTTGTAGGGATGCGTACACAGGAAATTGAGGTGGGTGCACAAACCACAATAAATATTACCATGATGGCAGATGCCATTGGCCTTCAGGAAGTGGTTGCCATTGGATACGGTACAACAACCGTAAAAGATGCAACAGGTGCTGTTTCATCAGTGCGTGCCGATGATTTCAATAAAGGCTTTGTTGCTTCGCCCGAACAGTTAATTCAGGGGCGTTCAGCCGGGGTGCAAATAACCTCTTCAAGTGGCGAGCCGGGAGCTGCAATTAACATAAATATTCGTGGTACATCATCAGTGCGAAGTGGTAATAATCCGCTGTACGTTGTTGATGGTGTTGCGTTAAGTGGCGACAATGTATCGCCCGATGGAGATGGAAGTTTTGGAGGAAGTACGGCTCGTAACCCTTTAAACTTTTTAAATCCGGATGATATTAAAGACATCAGTATTCTGAAAGATGCATCGGCAACGGCAATTTACGGTTCGCGTGGAGCAAACGGGGTGGTAATTATTACAACCAAAAGTGGCAAAGGAATGGCCGGTGGTGGTATTGAGTACAGCACATCTATGGGAGTAAGTACTGTCTCAAAAAGATACGATGTGTTGGAACCTGAAGAATATTTAAATGCAATTGACGATTTAGGCGGTAACTCTGCCTCGCTCGATGCCGGTTACGATACCGATTGGCAAGACCAGATCTACCGAACTGGTATTTCGCAAACGCATAACCTTTCTTACAGCAGCTCATCAGCAAAAGGAGATTACCGTGCGTCAATGAGCTATTTTAAGCAAAATGGTATTATCGAGGAAAGTTCGCTTGAACGGTTCACTGCCAGAATTAACGGTAACCGCAACTATTTCGATGATAAACTGAAGTTTTCTACACAACTTACCGTTTCAAATGTAAAAGACCAGGGAGTACCGATTGGAAACACACCAAACCATTATGGCGATCTTATTGCATCGGCCCTTTATATGAACCCAACCGAGCCCGTATATTTAGAAGACGGTTCACTAAACCAACCATCGTACGATCGGTTGAATCCCTTAGCCATGCTGGAGTACAGTGCAGATAACACCAGTACTTTGCGTGCCTTACTCAGTTTGTCTGCTGAATATCAAATCACCAAAGATTTATCTATCAAAACCATTTATGGTTACGATATGTCAAAATCAGACAGAACATACGCGTACTCTCCGTTATTGTATGCAAATGGAATTTGGGAGAATGGCCGTGCCGGATTAACTACTATTAGCATGGATAATGGCCTGTGGGAAAATTTTATCAATTACAAGAAAACGTTTGACCAGGTAGTATTTACCGGATTATTGGGCTACTCTTACCAATTTTTCAATACAAAAGGTTCAAATATGAACGCCGGTAAATTCAGGTTTGACGACCTGGATCTGATGATGAATAATATGGCATCAGGCGAATCGATTGTTGGTAACACCTGGAAATCGAAAGATGAATTGCAATCGTATTTTGCCCGTTTAAATTTTGTGGCTAAAGATAAATGGTTGGTAACAGCTACCGTTCGAGCCGATGGTTCAACCCGGTTTGGTACCAATAACAAATACGGTTACTTCCCGTCAATGGCATTGGGGTATCGTTTGTCGGAAGAAGATTTTATTCCTGAATCAATTTCGAATTTGAAAATTCGTTTGGGATGGGGGATTACCGGTAACCAGGAGATTCCGCATAACTTATATTCGCAACGTCAGCGTTACGGAACTTCGGGTATTACCAATAGCGGGGATATAAATATTGGAACCTTGTACAATGTTACATTTGCAAATCCTGATTTGCAGTGGGAAACCACAAAACAGTTTAATGGCGGTATCGATTTTGGTTTTAACGATAATAAAATCAGAGGTACAGTTGATTTCTACCACAAAACCACTACCGATCTGTTAATACAGCAACGAAGCGCACAGCCTGCTCCGCAATCTTACTTCTGGACGAACCTGGATGCCAACATTATTAATGCGGGTGTCGACTTTTCTTTATCAGCCGATTTAATCTCAGGTCGTGATTTTAGCTGGGAATTTACTTCAAACCTAAGCTACAATAAAAATGAAGTAAAAGATTTTGCAACTACAATTGAAACGGGTAGGCTCGACGGACAAGGGCTTACAGGCGTTTTTGTTCAACGTATTGCAAATAACCAGCCAATGTATGCCTATTTCCTACGTATTTTTGAAGGATTTGATAGCAACGGACTGGCTGTGTACAAAGAAGATAAACCGGTGTATACCGGAGATAGCCCAATACCTAAAGTAAGCATGGGGTTAACCAATACTTTCAGGTATAAAAATTTCGATTGTAACGTTTATTTGAACGGACAGTTTGGCCATAAGATATACAGCAATACAGCCAATGCTTTCTTTTATGCAGGTAACCTGGCTATCGGACGAAACGTACCTAGTTATATTGTCGGAAACGGAGAAGCTGCAGTGAATACCGCCGATCCATCAACACGATTTTTAGAAGACGGCTCATTTGTTCGCTTGCAGGATGTTACACTGGGGTATAATATTCCGGTGTCGAAAATAAAGAACATTTCGAAATTACGCTTGTCGTTAACAGGCCAGAATTTATTTGTAATTACAGATTACAGCGGACAGGATCCGGAGGTAAATGTAAACAAAGCTAATAATGGTGTTCCTTCTTTGGGAATTGATTACACCACTTATCCGCGTTCAAGAACAATACTAATGGGGCTAAGTGTACAATTCTAA
- a CDS encoding RagB/SusD family nutrient uptake outer membrane protein, with protein sequence MIDMKRDYKYIVMVCTLLFGIVFSGCTDLEVEFNDSYYVEQTDEGFTKVDVEAVLISAYSRLNSIVGSSYNGVSGLNEQTSDELMIPTRATDWGNGGVHRLLHAHNWDAAHNDILSVWNDLNVGVYYCNQILASNPTTLQAAEAKTIRAYLMYHLIDLFGQVPFREVDQGVDEDPAVWNRSEAFDFAVGELEAVMNDLPDGGPDVEDPTKMSKAFVHALLAKFYISKAVYKSANPAGPYTFEAADMNKVVAHCDAVQSYGYELEENYFDNFNKNSRKEKILTFTKWWNGMWIWPQLHNSQGGWNGATTLGSFYDKFETNDKRLFYSPDGGRGFGLLEGLQTKSDGSTYLNRSGEPLVFTKEVLLTGNADFEGIRVLKYDPNSDDGFVLMRYADIRLLKAEAILRGATATNGETAESIVNELRTIRGASNTTVNLEMLLDERGRELYWEGIRRSDQVRFGTFSTTTWEFKDVTDDNLVLFPIPNLAVESNPNFTQNPGY encoded by the coding sequence ATGATTGACATGAAAAGAGATTATAAATACATAGTAATGGTTTGTACTCTGTTGTTCGGGATTGTATTTTCGGGCTGTACAGACCTTGAGGTTGAATTTAACGATTCGTATTACGTAGAACAAACCGACGAGGGATTTACAAAAGTTGATGTTGAAGCGGTTCTGATATCGGCGTACAGTAGACTTAATTCAATTGTGGGAAGTTCGTATAACGGGGTGAGCGGATTAAACGAGCAAACTTCTGATGAATTAATGATTCCGACACGTGCAACCGACTGGGGAAACGGTGGTGTACATCGTCTGTTACATGCACACAACTGGGATGCAGCACATAACGATATTTTGAGCGTTTGGAACGATTTGAATGTTGGTGTTTATTATTGTAACCAGATTTTGGCTTCAAATCCAACAACTCTTCAGGCTGCCGAGGCAAAAACCATTCGTGCTTATTTAATGTATCACCTTATCGATTTATTTGGCCAGGTGCCTTTTCGCGAAGTGGATCAGGGAGTTGATGAAGATCCTGCAGTGTGGAATCGCTCTGAAGCTTTTGATTTTGCTGTTGGCGAACTCGAAGCTGTTATGAACGACCTTCCGGATGGCGGACCCGATGTGGAAGACCCAACAAAAATGAGTAAGGCATTTGTACACGCACTACTCGCAAAGTTTTACATAAGTAAAGCGGTTTACAAATCAGCTAATCCGGCCGGGCCATATACTTTCGAGGCTGCCGATATGAATAAGGTTGTTGCGCATTGCGATGCCGTTCAATCCTATGGTTACGAATTGGAAGAGAACTATTTTGATAACTTTAACAAAAACAGCCGCAAAGAAAAAATTCTGACTTTCACCAAGTGGTGGAATGGGATGTGGATTTGGCCACAATTGCACAATAGCCAGGGAGGATGGAATGGAGCAACAACTTTGGGTAGCTTTTACGATAAGTTTGAAACAAATGACAAACGTTTGTTTTACAGCCCTGATGGTGGCAGAGGTTTTGGCTTGTTGGAAGGTTTGCAAACAAAAAGCGATGGATCTACCTATTTGAACAGATCGGGAGAACCATTAGTATTTACAAAAGAAGTATTACTTACCGGTAATGCCGATTTTGAAGGAATTCGTGTTTTGAAATACGATCCGAACAGCGATGATGGTTTCGTATTGATGCGCTATGCAGATATACGCTTGTTAAAAGCAGAGGCCATTTTGCGCGGAGCTACCGCTACCAATGGCGAAACTGCCGAAAGCATTGTGAATGAATTAAGAACAATACGAGGCGCAAGCAATACTACTGTAAACCTTGAGATGTTGCTGGATGAACGTGGCCGTGAATTATATTGGGAAGGTATAAGACGTTCTGACCAGGTACGTTTTGGAACCTTTAGTACCACAACATGGGAGTTTAAAGACGTAACCGATGACAATCTGGTGTTATTTCCAATACCTAACCTGGCTGTTGAGTCAAATCCTAATTTTACACAAAATCCAGGATATTAA
- a CDS encoding ABC transporter permease — protein sequence MENHAKRFYRNLKRNSFVTVISAISLIIGFTACMLIFSYTLNEFKYDKHLPNHQQLYRVASKVRMGGIDFSSAMAAPPLAKTLVQEIPEIQKATRLWQWNILSVKRETAKGELIAYNENYVTEVDSNFFDVFNFELLQGNKQNCLKAPNAIVITEATAKKYFGTEAYEQGMIMGEVLFLKIFGKYRPYEIMGICETPPKKMHFDFTILFSNKADPDSGTNHWLNNTYYTYALLNPQANIARVESKLENIVTKYVNQGYNKNFALSENADSDYWQYTLQPISDIHLKSNFERELKVNSSYRNVKIAIGIALLILIIALINYINLSTVVNFRRSKEMAIKKIAGMKSGSIFFGFISESVLFVVIAMVIALVLSLLTVDLLEPISTGISELQILKEPLTFFLIVVLILLTGIAGGMYPALKMAGAKNITLLSSKVTGIASGQRFRKVFVILQFVIAIVLIVSSIVVSRQLSFLTHKNPGFDNEHVLICDAPVFAMRNHFENFKSALTDQDGILEVSSANTVPGDGEFNFPLYLKKQRQGAHQVVIPYEAGYDFISTLGLQLLEGRDFAKNYDDTNTIILNETAVKALGLTNPVGKYIYNSEVRANTEKLTRLQIIGVVKDVHFQSYHKSIKPFAIQLKNFHNYLVVRVQPNNLKQTIDFVQKSWSNFYPESPFSYTFLDKKFEALYHKEEGMKSFILLFTGLAIFIAVIGLFALSVFVANQRVKEIGIRKVNGAKITEIIIMLNTDFVKWVVVAFVVACPLVYIAMRVWLGNFAYKTELDWWIFALAGVMALVIALFTVSYQSFKAAVKNPVESLRYE from the coding sequence ATGGAAAACCATGCAAAGAGATTTTACCGAAACCTGAAAAGAAACAGCTTTGTTACTGTAATCAGTGCCATTAGTTTAATTATTGGTTTCACTGCGTGTATGCTCATCTTTTCGTATACTTTAAACGAATTTAAGTACGACAAACATTTGCCGAATCATCAGCAGCTTTACCGGGTTGCGTCGAAGGTTAGAATGGGCGGTATTGATTTTAGTTCGGCAATGGCAGCCCCGCCATTGGCAAAAACATTGGTTCAGGAAATTCCCGAAATCCAAAAAGCCACCCGTTTATGGCAGTGGAATATTCTTTCGGTAAAACGGGAAACAGCTAAGGGAGAACTTATTGCGTACAACGAGAATTATGTAACCGAAGTTGATTCTAACTTTTTCGATGTTTTTAACTTCGAATTGCTTCAGGGAAATAAGCAAAACTGTTTAAAAGCTCCCAATGCAATTGTTATTACCGAGGCCACCGCAAAAAAGTATTTTGGTACCGAAGCCTATGAACAAGGTATGATAATGGGAGAGGTGTTGTTCCTGAAAATTTTTGGAAAATACAGGCCCTACGAAATTATGGGAATTTGCGAGACTCCGCCTAAAAAAATGCATTTCGATTTCACTATTCTGTTTTCGAATAAAGCCGATCCCGACAGTGGTACCAACCATTGGTTAAATAATACTTATTATACTTATGCGCTTTTAAATCCGCAGGCAAATATTGCCAGGGTTGAATCGAAACTCGAAAATATTGTCACGAAATATGTTAACCAGGGGTACAACAAAAACTTTGCTCTCTCCGAAAATGCTGATTCTGATTATTGGCAATACACGCTGCAACCGATCTCTGATATTCATTTAAAATCAAATTTCGAGCGGGAACTAAAAGTAAACAGTAGTTACCGCAACGTTAAAATAGCCATTGGAATTGCTTTACTGATTCTGATAATTGCGCTAATTAACTATATCAACCTGTCAACTGTTGTCAATTTTCGTCGCTCAAAAGAAATGGCCATTAAAAAAATTGCCGGGATGAAAAGCGGCTCAATTTTTTTCGGATTTATTTCCGAGTCGGTTTTGTTTGTAGTAATAGCAATGGTTATTGCATTGGTATTAAGTTTGTTAACTGTTGATTTATTGGAACCCATATCAACAGGAATTAGCGAATTGCAAATTTTGAAGGAGCCTTTAACCTTCTTTTTAATTGTAGTATTGATATTGCTGACAGGAATTGCCGGAGGAATGTATCCGGCGCTTAAAATGGCCGGCGCAAAAAATATAACACTATTGAGCTCCAAAGTAACAGGCATTGCTTCGGGGCAACGTTTCAGAAAGGTTTTTGTAATTCTGCAATTTGTTATTGCCATTGTTTTAATAGTTTCATCTATTGTTGTTTCTCGACAGTTAAGCTTTCTTACCCATAAAAATCCAGGTTTTGATAACGAGCATGTTTTAATTTGCGATGCCCCTGTTTTTGCCATGAGGAACCATTTCGAAAACTTTAAATCGGCACTTACAGACCAAGACGGTATTCTCGAGGTATCATCGGCAAATACGGTACCAGGCGATGGTGAATTTAACTTTCCCTTGTACCTGAAGAAGCAGCGGCAAGGTGCGCACCAGGTGGTTATTCCATACGAGGCCGGTTACGATTTTATTTCAACACTGGGGCTTCAGCTGCTTGAAGGACGGGATTTTGCAAAAAATTACGACGATACAAATACAATTATTTTAAATGAAACGGCTGTAAAGGCATTGGGACTTACCAACCCGGTAGGCAAGTATATTTACAACAGCGAAGTAAGGGCAAACACCGAAAAGCTCACAAGGCTACAAATTATCGGAGTTGTTAAAGACGTTCACTTCCAGTCGTACCATAAAAGCATTAAACCCTTTGCCATTCAATTAAAGAACTTTCATAACTACCTGGTTGTGCGCGTTCAACCCAACAACCTGAAGCAAACCATTGATTTTGTGCAAAAAAGCTGGAGCAATTTTTACCCAGAATCCCCTTTTAGCTATACTTTTTTAGATAAAAAATTTGAAGCACTTTACCACAAAGAGGAAGGAATGAAATCCTTCATTCTGCTTTTTACGGGCCTTGCAATATTTATTGCAGTTATAGGATTGTTTGCTTTGTCAGTTTTTGTTGCCAACCAACGCGTGAAGGAGATAGGAATCAGGAAAGTGAATGGAGCGAAAATAACAGAGATAATAATCATGCTAAACACCGATTTTGTAAAATGGGTGGTAGTTGCTTTTGTAGTGGCCTGCCCGCTTGTTTATATTGCCATGCGCGTGTGGCTCGGTAATTTTGCCTATAAAACTGAACTGGATTGGTGGATATTTGCTTTAGCCGGAGTAATGGCTTTGGTAATTGCATTATTTACGGTTTCTTATCAATCGTTTAAGGCTGCTGTTAAAAATCCGGTGGAGAGTTTAAGGTATGAATAA